The following proteins are encoded in a genomic region of Triticum dicoccoides isolate Atlit2015 ecotype Zavitan chromosome 1B, WEW_v2.0, whole genome shotgun sequence:
- the LOC119313181 gene encoding uncharacterized protein LOC119313181: protein MSESGDEWGLDPEELQEACYEAEKAFALKKEKERVEMEERLRNGRQINDQSSKTPVTTTTNAENALSSSRTPAAVGHERRVVRAPAQLRSPYVRPENTNPFYCSKKVRDIYDAVCQYSVTHTTQAGIKKIQNRKPIINYDALYISCNELAQSMAPVQKMDSMVAEIAIIALSEAGLRPKKGLMPLRVTTFFQNNSFTRKDIDKHFDNKTRRLSRCESILDKENPKEIGHYWLMVLNIRDK, encoded by the exons ATGTCAGAAAGCGGAGACGAATGGGGCTTGGATCCAGAGGAGCTACAAGAAGCGTGCTACGAGGCAGAAAAGGCATTTGCATTGAAGAAAGAAAAGGAGAGGGTAGAGATGGAGGAGAGGCTAAGAAATGGAAGGCAAATCAACGATCAAAGTTCAAAAACACCAGTCACAACAACCACAAACGCAGAGAATGCCCTTAGCTCATCAAGAACTCCAGCAGCGGTTGGGCACGAGCGGAGAGTTGTAAGGGCACCAGCTCAACTCAGGTCGCCATACGTACGCCCAGAGAACACAAATCCATTCTATTGCTCAAAGAAAGTTCGCGACATCTACGATGCTGTGTGCCAGTATAGTGTGACCCACACAACGCAAGCCGGCATTAAG AAAATTCAAAACCGAAAGCCAATCATAAACTATGACGCGCTCTACATCAGCTGCAATGAACTTGCACAATCGATGGCACCTGTACAGAAGATGGACTCCATGGTGGCCGAGATCGCAATTATTGCATTGAGTGAAGCAGGGCTGAGGCCAAAGAAGGGATTAATGCCACTACGAGTAACT ACATTTTTCCAGAACAATAGTTTCACAAGGAAGGACATAGACAAACATTTTGACAACAAAACCAGGAGGCTAAGCAGATGTGAATCA ATCCTGGACAAGGAGAATCCAAAGGAAATAGGGCATTATTGGCTAATGGTGTTGAACATCAGGGACAAGTGA
- the LOC119313197 gene encoding F-box protein At1g67130-like translates to MGKRRKKEEEEEQQAIEGLPNDLLREILSRVPYQSLCRSKCVSTAWLTLCSDPAVRRRSPQTLSGFFGLSHSGSNRFVNLSGRGRPLVDPSLPFLNGFESVKLLNCCGGILLCHGMRADGAQYIVCNPATEEIWAVLPVPDTHEIPRPWGYSTICLCFEPIVPSRFAVFAIIDNGHDITIMEVYSSDTGEWTSMSSRWGHKIVLYCLEPKYFFLNSTLHSSAYDSCVETFDSEGNSINMIVAVDTSGDTWRTTRQPTKAKLNFFGHSQGRLHGMDIDNRNGCRISVWVLEDYASGQWTLKHTTSVQELLGRPCLENEEYYVIVALHPERNLIFLSGGMEPEQTLMSYDMDTQKLHVICSVEDYEILNFRPYIPCFMEWRPSNAP, encoded by the coding sequence AtggggaaaaggaggaagaaggaggaggaggaggagcagcaggcgaTAGAGGGCCTCCCCAACGACCTCCTTCGAGAGATCCTGTCGCGGGTGCCGTACCAGTCTCTGTGCCGCTCAAAGTGCGTGTCGACGGCGTGGCTCACACTGTGTTCCGATCCCGCCGTCCGTAGGAGATCGCCGCAGACGCTCTCCGGTTTCTTTGGCCTCTCCCACAGCGGCAGCAACCGTTTCGTCAACCTTTCCGGGAGAGGTCGGCCGCTGGTCGACCCTTCTCTCCCTTTCCTGAATGGCTTCGAGAGCGTCAAGCTCTTAAACTGCTGCGGCGGCATCCTTCTCTGCCACGGCATGCGAGCGGACGGTGCACAATACATTGTGTGCAACCCTGCGACCGAGGAGATCTGGGCCGTGCTGCCTGTGCCTGATACCCATGAGATACCACGTCCTTGGGGTTACAGCACCATCTGCTTGTGTTTTGAACCTATCGTCCCCTCTCGCTTTGCGGTGTTTGCCATCATTGATAATGGTCACGACATTACCATTATGGAGGTCTACTCATCGGATACCGGAGAATGGACTTCCATGTCGAGCCGATGGGGTCACAAAATTGTGTTGTATTGCTTGGAACCAAAATACTTTTTCTTAAATAGCACTCTGCATTCCAGTGCCTATGATTCTTGTGTGGAGACATTTGACTCGGAGGGAAATTCAATAAACATGATAGTTGCAGTGGACACAAGCGGGGATACTTGGAGGACAACTCGACAGCCAACCAAAGCTAAacttaatttctttgggcactctcAAGGACGATTACATGGAATGGATATAGACAATCGTAATGGTTGCCGGATATCAGTTTGGGTTCTCGAGGACTATGCTAGTGGACAGTGGACCTTAAAGCACACGACTAGTGTGCAGGAGCTGCTAGGAAGGCCTTGTCTAGAGAATGAAGAGTACTACGTCATTGTTGCACTCCATCCAGAACGTAACCTGATTTTTCTTAGTGGTGGGATGGAACCGGAACAGACACTTATGTCGTATGATATGGATACCCAGAAGTTGCATGTTATCTGCAGTGTTGAAGATTATGAGATACTAAATTTTCGACCTTACATTCCTTGCTTTATGGAATGGCGGCCGTCAAATGCTCCCTGA
- the LOC119313214 gene encoding acyl-protein thioesterase 1 homolog 1-like, translating to MSYYGSSSSGGRGGRRVEYGRSYVVRPKGRHLATIVWLHGLGDNGASWSQLLDALPLPNIKWICPTAATRPVAAFGGFPCTAWFDVDDTSVDGRDDIEGLDASAAHIANLLSSEPSDVKLGIGGFSMGAAAALHSAACYAHGKFSSGTPYPITLSAVVSLSGWLPCSRTLRGKMEGSHMAARRAASLPILLSHGRADEVVPYRNGERSTEFLRCSGFSYLTFKTYNGLGHYTIPEEMDDVCRWLSSRLSVDRSR from the exons ATGAGCTATTATGGAAGCAGCTCTTCCG GTGGCAGGGGTGGCCGTCGAGTCGAGTATGGGAGGAGCTATGTGGTGAGGCCAAAGGGACGGCACCTAGCCACCATTGTGTGGCTCCATGGCCTAGGTGACAATGGTGCAAG CTGGTCCCAGCTGCTGGATGCTCTTCCCTTGCCCAAT ATCAAGTGGATATGCCCCACCGCAGCGACCCGGCCCGTCGCGGCTTTTGGCGGGTTCCCCTGCACTGCAT GGTTCGACGTTGATGACACCTCGGTCGATGGTCGCGACGACATCGAGGGGCTGGATGCTTCAGCTGCACACATAGCGAACCTACTGTCCTCCGAGCCTTCTGATG TGAAGCTTGGGATCGGCGGCTTCAGCATGGGTGCAGCAGCTGCCCTGCACTCGGCAGCATGCTACGCTCACGGCAAGTTCAGCAGCGGCACTCCCTACCCGATCACTCTCAGCGCCGTCGTCAGCTTGAGCGGCTGGCTCCCTTGCTCAAG GACGCTGAGGGGCAAGATGGAGGGCTCACACATGGCGGCAAGAAGAGCTGCCTCCCTGCCCATCTTGCTCAGCCATGGCAGAG CGGACGAGGTTGTCCCCTACAGGAACGGCGAGCGGTCGACCGAGTTCCTGCGGTGCTCGGGGTTCTCGTATCTGACATTCAAGACCTACAACGG GTTGGGCCACTACACCATCCCCGAAGAGATGGACGACGTCTGCAGGTGGCTCAGCTCGCGGCTCAGCGTCGACCGATCTCGTTGA